One window of Legionella pneumophila subsp. pneumophila str. Philadelphia 1 genomic DNA carries:
- a CDS encoding LuxR family transcriptional regulator: MPNSSNVLRHMENHFALTTCEDIKNIMQPLLIKHGMTVFNYYRIYFDSTVIRLSTDQKWTEHYFKMNYLETLTIPESYLKKPLNYYLWLTDDCPLMLQDAAINFNMANGISIAKINHDSIEYFCFASTRDNTSIVNNFYLNNLDVLEQYSLYFKDQFNSIISQFEKNKIILPYNATCCQSNKINKELKRSLLSPRQKDCAKLLLQGMSYKEIGKILQLSARTVETHVNQLKTKLGCDNKAELILQLNGIITR; the protein is encoded by the coding sequence ATGCCTAATTCATCAAATGTTTTAAGGCATATGGAAAATCACTTTGCCTTGACTACCTGTGAAGATATAAAAAATATCATGCAACCTTTGCTCATAAAACATGGTATGACAGTCTTTAATTATTATCGAATTTACTTTGATAGTACTGTCATTAGACTCTCCACAGACCAAAAATGGACTGAGCATTATTTTAAAATGAACTATCTGGAGACACTGACTATTCCAGAATCCTATTTAAAAAAACCGCTGAATTATTATTTATGGCTAACGGATGACTGTCCTTTGATGCTCCAAGATGCAGCAATAAATTTCAACATGGCCAATGGTATATCTATTGCTAAAATAAACCATGATTCTATAGAATATTTTTGTTTTGCAAGTACACGTGATAATACAAGTATTGTTAATAACTTTTATCTCAATAATCTGGATGTTCTAGAACAATATAGTCTTTACTTTAAAGATCAATTTAATTCAATAATAAGTCAATTCGAAAAAAATAAAATAATACTCCCCTATAATGCTACTTGTTGTCAGAGCAACAAAATTAATAAGGAATTAAAAAGATCCCTTCTTTCTCCTCGTCAAAAGGACTGTGCAAAACTCTTATTGCAAGGAATGAGTTATAAGGAAATTGGGAAAATACTCCAATTATCAGCTAGAACTGTTGAAACCCACGTTAATCAATTAAAAACAAAATTGGGATGTGATAATAAAGCTGAATTGATTCTTCAATTGAACGGAATAATTACAAGATAA
- a CDS encoding lpg1449 family Dot/Icm T4SS effector, which translates to MKEKMILDKSNIINAIFSNLSADEIRKVKGVSHAFYDRATEYLTGHLENENFHLNRVIPPSDAIQREQKIEFCAKSLQALICSISEGEEGKSENLHKFNNMMEKIRSAVQSNLGLSRVQRETYETFHPIYVKLGAPNFPINDEGELDPGSIVYRTDHVKGRDERKSSWLVLLKDDSNEDGLSICFDTKFRKYLLHIDGAGHVTSQLTLRWNAIYDDLLPDTVMQQPLRSFTPWQRHAEANFFNGRSTNKILGLLTKNYPEIFNYDPTSYFKEEPVFSVELNRNAPKKLSTDKKNIYLTLDESFFKTPNGFENGLNRQPILAVIKTNSSLRGDCFSVVPAIYEKQKLHILIKGHQQQTKVVDVFHANFKTGELLSWELLDDVLIFGEPSTEYKPALTDLNLLSDQQSELMSHVSTAPMVRGSGPGARQYWLNGFFKSTVYSEMIVIAEIFNRRFMSTPLASLEQTLNHSDATKSFYRLQFSRQELEKAKEFVFQLAIPNEFSKQEDFDFFYGEHGNKLEETTKLAILMLKRMVPKEFHHKIRIGINMCCPAASVENIGSGFGLRNKPDFIERIVKAIKDADSNLKVEFKTLMLSHEDGYGDGDQISGNTKNISEIQNECLTRIVYKTKANRLVYQGKPRNIETYNVDAVSCIIREVNTPKEFQFGYSGMVATITNHDINQLGYKVVGEPHYSVQSILEKIKKQLGEVPIEFEVMLGRVLLGSAWVLQGRYASDAEILLHTLFQAAIEQEWARGMGRYGIDIYQIQVLYNIRHITNDNYRNSLINKIFNAQSTEEIIDKIFELYFSIKKKGECNILQLQRLEKAVFAAIPNSKALQQYKLITESNSKSRAGFQFFSNKDKKQTLEEKSVFTP; encoded by the coding sequence ATGAAAGAAAAAATGATATTAGACAAGTCAAATATTATAAATGCTATTTTTAGTAATCTTTCGGCAGATGAAATCAGGAAAGTCAAAGGCGTATCGCATGCTTTTTATGACCGGGCCACTGAGTATTTAACAGGTCATCTCGAGAATGAAAATTTTCACCTTAACAGAGTTATTCCACCTTCTGATGCGATACAAAGAGAGCAAAAAATTGAATTTTGTGCTAAATCCTTGCAAGCACTTATTTGTAGTATATCTGAAGGAGAAGAGGGAAAGTCTGAGAATTTGCATAAATTTAATAATATGATGGAAAAAATACGCAGTGCTGTACAATCTAACCTGGGTTTAAGTCGTGTTCAACGAGAAACATATGAAACTTTCCATCCTATTTATGTCAAACTCGGAGCGCCCAATTTTCCAATTAATGACGAGGGGGAACTTGATCCAGGCAGCATTGTTTATCGAACTGATCATGTTAAGGGGAGAGATGAAAGAAAATCATCATGGCTAGTATTGTTGAAAGATGACTCAAATGAAGACGGACTTTCCATTTGTTTTGATACTAAATTTCGTAAATATCTACTACACATAGATGGTGCAGGTCATGTTACCTCTCAATTAACACTTAGATGGAATGCTATTTATGACGATTTATTGCCTGACACTGTTATGCAGCAACCACTTAGATCTTTTACTCCCTGGCAGCGGCATGCTGAGGCAAATTTTTTTAATGGACGTTCAACCAATAAAATATTGGGGTTATTAACAAAAAATTACCCGGAAATATTCAACTATGATCCTACCTCTTATTTTAAAGAGGAACCTGTCTTTAGTGTTGAATTAAATAGAAATGCTCCAAAAAAGCTATCAACAGATAAAAAGAATATTTACTTAACTTTAGATGAATCTTTTTTTAAAACGCCAAATGGTTTTGAGAATGGTTTAAACAGACAGCCAATATTGGCTGTGATAAAAACAAACTCCTCACTCAGAGGAGATTGTTTTTCTGTGGTACCAGCCATTTACGAAAAACAGAAGCTTCATATTCTAATTAAGGGACATCAACAGCAAACTAAGGTAGTTGATGTTTTTCATGCAAATTTTAAAACAGGAGAACTCCTGTCATGGGAGTTGCTTGACGATGTTTTAATTTTCGGAGAACCCTCGACAGAGTACAAACCTGCATTAACTGATTTAAATCTTTTATCCGATCAACAATCCGAGTTAATGTCTCATGTTTCAACGGCACCAATGGTAAGAGGAAGCGGGCCTGGCGCCCGACAGTATTGGTTAAATGGGTTTTTCAAAAGCACAGTTTATAGTGAAATGATTGTAATAGCTGAAATTTTCAATAGACGGTTTATGAGCACACCGTTAGCGTCCTTGGAGCAAACACTTAATCATTCAGATGCAACAAAAAGCTTTTATCGATTGCAATTTAGTCGTCAGGAATTAGAAAAGGCTAAAGAGTTTGTTTTTCAGTTGGCTATCCCCAATGAATTTTCCAAGCAAGAAGATTTTGACTTTTTTTATGGTGAGCACGGCAATAAATTAGAAGAAACAACAAAGCTTGCTATTCTCATGTTAAAAAGAATGGTGCCCAAAGAGTTTCATCATAAAATTCGTATTGGTATTAATATGTGCTGCCCTGCTGCATCAGTGGAAAACATTGGTTCAGGCTTTGGTTTGCGTAATAAGCCTGATTTTATAGAGCGCATTGTTAAAGCGATAAAGGATGCTGATTCAAACTTGAAAGTTGAATTTAAAACTTTAATGTTATCACATGAAGACGGCTATGGTGATGGTGATCAAATATCTGGTAATACAAAAAATATCTCGGAAATTCAGAATGAATGTCTCACACGAATAGTTTATAAAACGAAGGCTAATAGATTGGTGTATCAAGGAAAGCCACGCAATATTGAAACTTATAACGTAGATGCAGTGTCGTGTATTATTAGAGAGGTCAATACACCAAAGGAATTCCAGTTTGGGTATAGCGGAATGGTAGCTACTATTACAAATCATGATATAAACCAATTAGGTTATAAGGTTGTCGGTGAGCCACATTACAGTGTACAAAGTATTCTTGAAAAAATTAAAAAACAATTAGGGGAAGTTCCAATTGAATTTGAAGTGATGCTAGGTCGAGTTTTGCTAGGCTCAGCATGGGTTTTACAAGGAAGATATGCCAGTGATGCAGAAATTCTTCTACATACGTTGTTTCAGGCAGCGATTGAGCAAGAATGGGCCAGGGGGATGGGGCGATATGGTATTGATATATATCAAATTCAAGTTCTATATAATATTCGACATATAACTAATGATAATTATAGGAATTCTCTAATTAATAAAATATTTAATGCTCAATCTACAGAGGAAATAATTGATAAGATATTTGAACTATACTTCAGCATTAAGAAGAAAGGGGAATGCAATATTTTACAGCTTCAAAGACTTGAAAAAGCGGTATTTGCTGCAATACCTAATAGCAAAGCTCTTCAACAATATAAATTAATTACAGAGTCAAACTCAAAATCGAGGGCAGGTTTTCAATTTTTCTCAAATAAAGATAAGAAGCAAACACTAGAGGAAAAATCTGTCTTCACTCCTTAA
- a CDS encoding 2OG-Fe(II) oxygenase family protein: MKNNDKSVITVDLNDPVKSLEYLEEAFQIGTFILKNSPVNFKRLAKVLSDLDTFYNLDFKTKIDISGQISGGGATRGYFPLGVESGLVDVFEKKESYSFGWPDNEIPDSDASNLSLVAPNIYPDHGYINPDDINGLIKDFANAAKKLSRLIEIILFNGKTVLPIDESSDFQSLLRSFRYYKKTEFDPPNTGANSLHTDWNLITLVYADADGYQYRDNEGNFQNIIPEMEDCLIVNFGDFLSAWTGGKIVSPWHQVVEAKKKDVRNSLVFFYYPAASSSAVKNPIYNQGEPLSLFVDQSDPLNRLWDFSKIETMNEMYAGKWKQVSRK, from the coding sequence ATGAAAAACAATGATAAGTCTGTTATTACTGTTGATTTAAATGATCCGGTGAAGAGTCTGGAATATCTTGAAGAGGCTTTCCAGATTGGTACTTTTATTCTAAAAAATTCGCCGGTAAATTTCAAAAGATTAGCGAAAGTTTTATCTGATCTGGACACATTTTACAATTTGGATTTTAAAACTAAAATCGATATTTCCGGACAAATTTCTGGCGGTGGTGCAACCAGAGGCTATTTTCCACTGGGTGTAGAAAGTGGTCTTGTTGATGTATTTGAAAAAAAGGAATCTTACTCGTTTGGGTGGCCTGATAATGAAATCCCGGATTCAGATGCCTCAAATTTATCATTAGTTGCTCCCAATATCTATCCTGATCATGGTTATATCAACCCAGATGATATTAATGGATTGATAAAAGATTTTGCCAATGCAGCAAAAAAATTATCCAGGTTAATTGAAATCATCCTCTTCAATGGAAAAACTGTCTTACCGATCGATGAATCTTCAGATTTTCAATCGTTGTTACGAAGCTTCAGGTATTACAAAAAGACAGAATTTGACCCTCCTAATACAGGAGCAAATTCGCTTCACACAGATTGGAACCTGATTACTTTGGTATATGCAGATGCAGATGGGTACCAATATAGAGATAATGAGGGTAACTTTCAAAACATAATCCCTGAAATGGAAGATTGCCTTATAGTTAATTTTGGAGATTTTTTATCAGCTTGGACTGGTGGAAAAATTGTTAGTCCTTGGCATCAGGTAGTTGAGGCAAAGAAAAAAGATGTAAGAAATTCTTTAGTCTTCTTCTATTATCCAGCAGCCTCTAGCTCAGCTGTTAAAAATCCTATATATAATCAAGGTGAGCCTCTTAGTTTGTTCGTTGATCAGTCTGATCCTTTAAATAGGTTATGGGACTTTTCTAAAATAGAAACCATGAATGAAATGTATGCGGGAAAGTGGAAACAAGTGAGTAGAAAATAG
- a CDS encoding YbhB/YbcL family Raf kinase inhibitor-like protein, producing the protein MSLLLTSPAFEHNDFIPDEFTCHGLDCPPPLAWENAPPNTKSFVIIMDDPDALGGLWVHWVLFNIPASYNELDAAIDVPDSAISVKNSWGKTGYGGPCPPSGTHRYYFRLYALDTFLSLDEKATKKDVEYAMQGHILETSELICKYTKI; encoded by the coding sequence TTGAGTTTATTACTAACAAGCCCGGCATTTGAGCATAACGATTTTATTCCTGATGAATTTACTTGCCATGGATTGGATTGTCCTCCACCGCTTGCTTGGGAAAACGCTCCGCCAAATACCAAATCCTTTGTCATAATTATGGATGATCCGGATGCGTTAGGAGGATTATGGGTTCATTGGGTTTTATTCAACATACCGGCAAGTTATAACGAACTGGATGCAGCGATAGATGTACCCGACTCAGCGATAAGCGTTAAGAATAGTTGGGGCAAAACAGGTTACGGCGGACCATGCCCACCAAGCGGAACACATCGATATTATTTTAGGTTATATGCTTTGGATACTTTTTTATCTCTGGATGAAAAAGCAACAAAGAAAGACGTTGAATATGCTATGCAAGGCCATATTCTTGAGACAAGTGAGCTCATTTGTAAATATACTAAAATCTAA
- a CDS encoding alpha/beta fold hydrolase has product MTSYQERQVKIPGFTIALKIWNPKNPNPVLCLHGKMDNAASFDLLAPLLSNRQLVAVDYPGTGLSSHYPEGVVPHWKNDAFLMCHVIKALGWKSFDIIAHSLGSFLATVLAIAQPKQVNKLVFLDILGPTVHIIENSMAYLPLNIESYLISGKQPRTVFSSLDAAIKDRMNIGNISYQAAQALVQRGTKQDDEGWVWTFDPRLRCISATIPHEDEIRAMFRAIDVPVCLILANQGVSYPESVFKGRTQSIKNLTIHRVQGGHHVHMDDPASVAEIISQYLSSK; this is encoded by the coding sequence TTGACATCTTACCAAGAAAGACAAGTTAAAATCCCGGGTTTTACTATTGCTCTTAAAATTTGGAATCCCAAAAATCCTAATCCAGTACTGTGTTTGCATGGCAAAATGGATAACGCAGCAAGTTTTGATTTGCTGGCGCCTTTGTTATCAAACAGGCAACTGGTTGCAGTGGATTATCCTGGAACAGGATTGTCAAGCCATTACCCTGAAGGTGTTGTCCCTCATTGGAAAAATGATGCTTTTCTCATGTGTCATGTTATTAAGGCATTAGGATGGAAGAGCTTTGATATTATTGCCCACTCACTAGGTTCTTTCCTGGCAACTGTTCTAGCCATTGCTCAACCTAAACAAGTTAATAAATTGGTATTTTTAGATATTTTAGGACCAACGGTTCATATTATTGAGAACAGTATGGCTTATTTACCCCTAAATATTGAAAGCTATTTAATATCCGGTAAACAACCAAGGACTGTATTTAGCAGTCTGGATGCTGCAATCAAGGACCGTATGAATATTGGTAACATAAGCTATCAGGCAGCTCAAGCCCTGGTTCAAAGGGGTACAAAACAAGATGACGAGGGCTGGGTTTGGACATTTGATCCCCGGTTACGCTGCATTAGCGCAACTATACCTCATGAAGATGAAATTCGAGCCATGTTTCGTGCTATAGACGTGCCGGTTTGCCTAATTCTCGCTAACCAAGGTGTATCTTACCCCGAATCTGTTTTTAAAGGACGTACCCAATCAATAAAAAATTTGACCATTCATAGGGTACAGGGAGGACATCATGTGCACATGGATGATCCAGCCTCTGTCGCAGAAATTATTTCTCAATATTTAAGTTCCAAATAA
- a CDS encoding lpg1453 family Dot/Icm T4SS effector → MPRWFRRIVDEGERLLVEVTDELRDESEVHKAVSQLHLRVEQVLNANRARLEKPVIEAAEGFLHDLGVILEEDSMLRFPHAPVNQYLLAEKCTDIIYNYKPSLESAPGIWNQIKAHINNFIEIIFGLENVLPTTQTMFAKDVSFTRCKRNLSRLKESLESDAPDLLSVLVNG, encoded by the coding sequence ATGCCTAGATGGTTTAGAAGAATAGTAGATGAGGGAGAAAGGCTGCTTGTCGAAGTAACTGATGAATTGCGTGATGAAAGTGAAGTGCATAAAGCAGTAAGTCAGTTACATTTACGTGTCGAACAAGTTTTAAATGCCAATCGAGCTAGACTTGAAAAACCGGTTATTGAAGCAGCTGAAGGTTTTCTTCATGATCTAGGGGTCATCCTGGAAGAAGATTCCATGTTGAGATTTCCTCATGCACCAGTAAACCAATATCTACTCGCAGAGAAATGCACTGATATTATTTACAATTACAAACCGTCCTTAGAGTCAGCACCAGGGATTTGGAATCAGATCAAGGCTCATATTAATAATTTTATTGAAATAATTTTCGGTTTAGAGAATGTTTTACCAACGACGCAGACTATGTTTGCAAAAGATGTAAGTTTCACCAGATGCAAAAGAAACCTTTCCAGATTAAAGGAGTCACTTGAAAGTGACGCGCCTGATTTGTTGTCTGTGTTGGTCAATGGTTAA